One window from the genome of Argonema galeatum A003/A1 encodes:
- a CDS encoding 2OG-Fe(II) oxygenase — MINYNLLESQIDNLAKSFAEAKPIRHLTIDNFLSEEVANQAFSVFPTMEEMDVLKDFRQDKAQDPAINKFNLIFSELVSQHLHSERFLALISRISGIPNLRTDSKLYAAGLAQGGNGSFLNVHIDNSSHPVNPWYRRLNLLVYLNKHWAEENGGNLELWSPDMSESVAILPIFNRMVIFATDKQSWHSYRRVNTLDGDTRKSINLYFFTEESADGTHYYHVTSFKARKNEILNKIVYPVDNLVRTVARALRPNKDAHAVLYEQKGKNDRKNP; from the coding sequence ATGATTAACTACAATTTGCTGGAATCTCAAATTGATAACTTAGCCAAAAGTTTTGCAGAAGCAAAACCAATCAGGCATCTCACGATCGATAACTTCTTGTCCGAGGAAGTTGCCAACCAAGCTTTCAGCGTCTTCCCTACAATGGAAGAAATGGATGTACTAAAAGATTTCCGACAAGATAAAGCTCAAGATCCTGCCATTAACAAATTCAATCTAATTTTCAGCGAACTTGTATCACAACACCTGCATTCAGAACGGTTTCTCGCTCTAATTTCTAGAATTTCTGGCATACCAAATCTACGTACAGATAGCAAATTGTACGCTGCTGGACTCGCTCAAGGAGGAAACGGTAGCTTCTTAAACGTTCACATAGATAATAGTTCTCACCCAGTTAATCCCTGGTATCGTCGCTTGAACTTGCTGGTTTATTTAAACAAACATTGGGCTGAAGAAAATGGGGGCAACTTGGAACTGTGGTCGCCAGATATGTCGGAATCGGTAGCAATTTTACCGATCTTTAATCGCATGGTTATTTTTGCAACAGACAAACAATCATGGCATAGCTATCGCCGTGTCAATACGCTGGATGGCGATACCCGCAAATCCATAAATTTGTACTTTTTCACAGAGGAATCTGCTGATGGAACGCATTATTACCACGTTACATCTTTTAAAGCCAGAAAAAATGAAATACTCAATAAAATTGTATACCCGGTAGATAATTTAGTTCGCACTGTTGCTCGTGCTTTAAGGCCAAATAAAGACGCCCACGCTGTTCTCTACGAGCAGAAAGGTAAAAATGATCGCAAAAATCCGTGA
- a CDS encoding methyltransferase domain-containing protein — MNLDENLMKILGGKFEYERTIRCATPSGNYFWYRKRQEIVKLFERNISLFLDSQMDKAAPCLFVDIGCGESIDLFLIRDSLEKSSSGWHFIGLEADPTSLQVANLRKEYNKADNVDFISCDVTKKLPFQDAEVDIIYCSEVIEHLLEPELFLLEIKRVTKPNGYLILTTPNEPNVFQSAYWSKIRLQKMQAEIEAMKEEHQQVNVEANNAFLYGHISLRTIREWDDTLGKIGFKNVDYGRGAVTYGGTPFFDNEWILGTRFLLEAVLDLLPRRWVCNLSDQLIGLYRLDK, encoded by the coding sequence ATGAATCTAGATGAAAATTTGATGAAAATTTTGGGTGGTAAATTTGAATACGAACGAACCATAAGGTGTGCAACGCCTTCAGGTAATTACTTTTGGTATCGTAAACGTCAAGAAATTGTCAAACTATTTGAACGTAATATCAGCCTATTCCTAGATTCTCAAATGGACAAAGCAGCGCCTTGCTTGTTTGTGGATATTGGATGTGGAGAAAGCATTGACCTATTTTTAATTCGTGATTCTTTGGAAAAATCTTCATCAGGCTGGCATTTTATAGGTTTAGAAGCAGATCCAACTTCATTACAGGTGGCCAATTTAAGAAAAGAATACAACAAAGCTGATAATGTAGATTTTATATCCTGTGATGTCACAAAAAAATTACCTTTCCAAGATGCTGAAGTAGATATAATATATTGTTCAGAAGTTATTGAACATCTTCTAGAACCAGAGTTATTTTTGCTTGAAATCAAGCGTGTGACAAAACCAAATGGATACCTTATTCTTACCACACCAAATGAACCTAATGTGTTTCAAAGTGCCTACTGGAGCAAAATTCGTCTTCAAAAGATGCAGGCAGAGATAGAGGCGATGAAAGAGGAACATCAACAGGTCAATGTAGAAGCCAATAATGCCTTTTTGTATGGACATATATCCCTCCGAACCATTAGAGAGTGGGATGATACTTTAGGTAAAATAGGTTTTAAAAACGTTGATTACGGGCGTGGGGCTGTGACATATGGAGGAACGCCATTTTTTGACAATGAGTGGATTTTAGGTACTCGTTTTCTCCTAGAGGCAGTTTTGGACTTGCTGCCCCGGCGATGGGTATGTAATCTTTCCGACCAATTAATTGGGCTATATAGACTTGATAAGTAA
- a CDS encoding class I SAM-dependent methyltransferase, translated as MSSQESSSFSYNEDYYISHYGRVFADEKYYNLLSLYWKKAIFSANNLDLNLSVLDYGCGLGQVSAALPDVTFFDYSEFAVNFLRQRGQKVVSNIEEIPQNHFDCLLSSHSLEHSPTPAEDLKRFHRYVKPGGKLILILPVEVQLSPSLNPDNDQHFYCWTFQTITNLLLHCSWRPIRQNKLYGPFLLSKLSSALSQEKAVNFSYSLGLLKKNYQSIMTVAESIS; from the coding sequence ATGAGTTCGCAAGAAAGTTCCAGTTTTTCCTATAATGAAGATTACTATATTTCTCATTATGGTCGAGTTTTTGCAGATGAAAAATATTATAACCTGCTTTCTCTCTACTGGAAAAAGGCAATTTTTTCTGCTAATAATCTCGACCTTAACCTTTCTGTTTTAGATTATGGTTGTGGATTAGGGCAAGTTTCAGCTGCTCTCCCAGACGTTACATTTTTTGACTATTCTGAGTTTGCTGTAAATTTTCTGCGACAGCGCGGCCAAAAAGTTGTAAGTAATATAGAAGAGATACCGCAGAATCATTTCGATTGTTTGCTGTCATCTCATTCTCTCGAACACTCTCCAACTCCAGCAGAAGACTTGAAAAGATTTCACCGCTATGTAAAACCTGGAGGTAAATTAATCTTAATTCTTCCAGTAGAAGTACAATTAAGCCCTAGTCTTAACCCTGATAACGACCAACATTTTTATTGTTGGACATTTCAGACAATTACTAATCTGCTACTCCACTGTAGCTGGCGTCCTATTCGTCAAAATAAACTGTATGGCCCTTTTTTATTAAGCAAACTTAGCTCGGCTTTGTCTCAAGAAAAAGCTGTTAATTTTTCTTATTCTTTAGGTCTTTTGAAGAAAAATTACCAGTCAATTATGACAGTTGCAGAATCAATTAGTTGA
- a CDS encoding glycosyltransferase family 4 protein — protein sequence MSSPRISLIHPMGNPNSREAALALSEAGLLYEIITTIAYNPKGWVSRYLNLLPKTIKNRVADELGRRIWIAPNGVFIRSHPWQEAMRIALIRTGLNNYLGFSLQETVDFIYAAIDRHVSQHHLQGLDAVYAYEDGAFTTFKAAKQQGILCLYDLPILFYRMSRDIQTQEANRFPEFASALQAANEPAWKSERKEQEIQLADHIFVASSFVKNSLLEGGIKTEKISVIPFGAPIDYFYPKPKTDKLFRALFVGRVGPRKGVHYLLQAWQQLQLPEAELLIVGINEFPEGYLEKYGDGVRYVPSVPHTSLNEYYSSANVLVLPSLVEGLPLVVLEAMACGIPIITTLNAGVSDIITNGVEGFIVPVRDVEAVKEKLEWCYSHTIELAEMGQSARKQAEQLTWSLYRQRLASRVKQLLSLGNSGENP from the coding sequence ATGTCGAGTCCGCGTATCTCCCTGATTCATCCGATGGGCAATCCGAATTCCCGTGAAGCTGCACTCGCTTTGTCGGAAGCTGGTTTACTCTACGAGATAATTACGACAATTGCCTACAATCCTAAAGGATGGGTGTCGCGCTACTTAAATTTACTGCCAAAAACAATTAAAAACCGAGTTGCTGATGAACTGGGGCGGCGGATATGGATTGCGCCAAACGGCGTTTTTATTCGCAGTCATCCTTGGCAAGAAGCGATGCGAATAGCTTTAATACGGACGGGATTAAACAACTATTTAGGTTTTAGTTTACAAGAAACTGTAGATTTTATTTATGCTGCCATCGATCGTCATGTCTCCCAGCATCACTTGCAAGGTTTAGATGCAGTCTATGCTTATGAAGATGGAGCATTTACCACATTTAAAGCTGCTAAACAGCAAGGAATTCTCTGCTTATACGATTTGCCTATTCTTTTTTATCGCATGAGTCGCGATATTCAAACTCAAGAAGCTAACCGCTTTCCAGAATTTGCCTCGGCGTTACAAGCAGCTAATGAACCAGCTTGGAAAAGTGAGCGAAAAGAACAGGAAATTCAGTTAGCAGACCACATTTTTGTTGCTTCATCATTTGTGAAGAATTCATTGCTTGAAGGAGGTATTAAAACAGAAAAAATTAGCGTAATTCCCTTTGGCGCACCAATCGATTATTTCTATCCAAAACCTAAGACGGACAAACTTTTTCGCGCTTTGTTTGTAGGTCGTGTTGGGCCTCGCAAAGGCGTCCACTACTTATTGCAAGCATGGCAGCAATTGCAATTGCCAGAGGCGGAATTACTGATAGTTGGAATTAATGAATTTCCCGAAGGTTACTTAGAGAAATATGGAGATGGGGTTCGCTATGTTCCGTCCGTACCGCATACCTCATTAAACGAGTACTATAGTAGTGCCAATGTTCTAGTTCTGCCAAGTCTTGTTGAAGGACTTCCTCTAGTGGTGTTAGAAGCGATGGCTTGTGGTATTCCTATTATTACTACGCTTAACGCGGGTGTTTCTGATATCATTACTAATGGTGTAGAGGGTTTTATTGTACCTGTTCGTGATGTAGAAGCTGTTAAGGAAAAACTAGAGTGGTGTTATAGCCATACCATAGAATTAGCCGAAATGGGACAATCTGCTCGAAAGCAAGCTGAACAGCTAACTTGGAGTCTATATCGACAGAGATTGGCAAGTCGGGTAAAGCAGCTTTTGAGTCTTGGCAATAGTGGTGAAAATCCTTAA
- a CDS encoding glycosyltransferase, with protein sequence MKVLHIIPSVSTALGGPTQVVLNLVKALRDCGVDAEIVTTNDNGATLLDVPLNQRIEYEQVPIWFLPRCSPPLKEFIFSPAITKWLWENIKNYDILDNHYLFSYASTCAGAIARWQNVPYTVRTMGQLAPWALAQSRLKKEIYTFLIERQNLNRAAAIHCTSNGEAEDVRNFGIQTPTVTLPLGVNHPVYWPQAKQKLREMYGICSTTPVVLFLSRLHYKKRPDLLVQALGKLAAKQYKFNLVLAGSGETDYLNYLKNLVSSLELTAETTFPGFVEGQDKELLLQGADIFVLPSFSENFGIAVAEALAHGLPVIITPDIQIAPEIAAAKAGLVVKGEVEPLADAIAQLLTSPQQRQHLGENGKDLVQRRYSWSAIGPHLADVYTSILDKQPIPQYPDN encoded by the coding sequence GTGAAAGTTTTACATATCATTCCCTCTGTAAGTACGGCTCTCGGTGGGCCGACACAAGTAGTTTTAAATCTAGTGAAAGCCTTGCGGGACTGCGGGGTTGATGCGGAGATAGTCACTACTAATGATAATGGCGCTACTTTGCTAGATGTGCCATTGAACCAACGTATTGAGTACGAGCAAGTTCCCATCTGGTTTTTGCCAAGATGTTCGCCACCGCTGAAAGAGTTCATATTCTCTCCAGCTATTACTAAATGGCTTTGGGAAAACATCAAGAACTATGACATTTTAGATAACCATTATCTTTTCTCCTATGCTTCTACTTGTGCTGGTGCGATCGCTCGTTGGCAAAACGTTCCTTATACAGTTCGGACAATGGGACAACTTGCTCCTTGGGCACTTGCCCAAAGTCGCCTTAAAAAAGAAATTTATACCTTTCTAATTGAACGGCAAAACTTGAACCGCGCAGCTGCCATTCATTGTACGTCAAATGGCGAAGCAGAAGACGTTCGTAATTTCGGAATTCAGACGCCCACCGTTACCCTACCTTTAGGGGTAAATCATCCAGTATACTGGCCGCAAGCTAAGCAAAAGCTGCGCGAAATGTATGGCATTTGCTCTACTACGCCCGTAGTGCTATTTCTCTCGCGTCTCCATTACAAAAAGCGCCCGGATTTGCTCGTACAAGCACTTGGCAAACTGGCGGCAAAACAATATAAATTTAACCTAGTATTGGCAGGGTCGGGTGAAACAGATTACCTCAATTATTTGAAGAATTTAGTATCATCATTGGAGTTAACTGCAGAGACAACTTTTCCAGGCTTTGTTGAGGGGCAAGATAAAGAGTTGCTGCTTCAAGGAGCGGATATATTTGTTTTGCCATCTTTTTCGGAAAATTTCGGTATCGCTGTAGCAGAAGCACTGGCACACGGATTACCTGTGATTATCACCCCAGATATCCAGATAGCACCAGAAATTGCAGCGGCAAAAGCTGGTTTAGTGGTGAAGGGAGAAGTAGAACCCTTAGCAGATGCGATCGCGCAATTGCTCACCTCTCCCCAACAGCGGCAACATCTGGGTGAAAATGGCAAAGATTTGGTGCAGCGCCGCTACTCTTGGAGTGCGATCGGCCCTCACCTGGCCGATGTCTATACTTCAATCCTTGACAAACAACCCATTCCCCAGTATCCAGACAACTGA
- a CDS encoding glycosyltransferase family 1 protein, with protein sequence MTTPAPVTCIIPGLPPAIDGVGDHALNLARQLRVDFGIETHFVVGNPYWAGAKEIEGFPINKVTVRSVANLLSVLDGNCQRSPTILLHYVGYGYAKRGCPLWLVNGLEKWRRASSDRTLVTMFHELYATGPIWASSFWLSPLQKNLAVRLAKLSDRCLTSEERYAQLLYQFTSGKQIQIPTLPVFSNIGEPAQVPPLTHRLRRLVVFGGSSNRRRVYQRSLAALERTCQELEIEEILDVGPPTGLYLSVVNGIPVVVMGKRTAPEISKILLSSIAGFFDYNTEYLAKSTIFAAYCAHGLIPIGIFYSELELNGLSAGKHYWLADRPTGRLSLEVGQAIANNAYTWYQTHNLSVQAKTFATQLLSQNN encoded by the coding sequence ATGACTACTCCAGCCCCAGTTACTTGCATTATTCCCGGCCTTCCCCCAGCGATCGACGGAGTAGGAGATCATGCCCTTAACCTAGCTAGGCAACTCCGCGTCGATTTTGGCATAGAAACGCATTTCGTTGTCGGCAACCCTTATTGGGCTGGAGCAAAAGAAATCGAGGGATTTCCGATTAACAAGGTGACTGTACGTTCTGTTGCTAACCTGCTATCCGTGCTGGATGGTAATTGTCAGCGATCGCCTACCATTCTGCTACACTATGTTGGCTATGGCTATGCCAAGCGGGGCTGTCCTTTGTGGTTAGTTAACGGCTTGGAAAAATGGCGGCGTGCCAGCAGCGATCGCACTTTGGTGACTATGTTCCACGAACTTTACGCCACAGGGCCAATATGGGCAAGTTCGTTTTGGCTATCCCCCCTGCAAAAGAACTTGGCTGTCCGGCTGGCGAAATTGAGCGATCGCTGTCTCACTAGCGAAGAACGTTACGCCCAACTTCTGTATCAGTTTACTTCAGGCAAACAAATACAAATCCCTACCTTGCCAGTTTTTTCTAATATCGGCGAACCAGCACAAGTCCCACCACTTACACACCGTCTCCGACGATTAGTAGTGTTTGGAGGAAGCAGCAACAGGCGACGAGTTTATCAGAGATCTTTAGCCGCTCTGGAACGTACTTGCCAAGAGTTGGAGATTGAGGAAATATTAGATGTAGGGCCACCAACTGGCCTTTATCTCTCCGTCGTCAATGGTATACCAGTAGTGGTAATGGGCAAAAGAACGGCACCAGAGATTAGTAAAATTCTATTAAGTTCTATAGCCGGTTTTTTTGACTACAATACAGAGTATCTAGCTAAATCGACCATTTTTGCTGCTTATTGCGCTCACGGATTAATTCCTATTGGGATATTTTATAGTGAGTTAGAGTTAAATGGTTTGTCAGCAGGGAAACACTACTGGCTAGCAGATCGTCCGACAGGTAGACTGAGTTTGGAAGTTGGGCAAGCGATCGCAAACAACGCCTATACTTGGTATCAAACCCATAACTTATCGGTACAAGCTAAAACCTTTGCCACACAACTGTTGAGCCAAAATAATTAA
- a CDS encoding O-antigen ligase family protein — translation MKDFVLLGAYIKYYVALRSEGKFPIKNHFVNAIIFMAAGWCLLQAFNPSLGSPIVGVFGLKTYLFYIPLIWMMPALFPTEEELYKFLRLHLFLMIPVGILGIVQFVSPASSPINSYVQSEVANVEVATFIGDDLKAGGVRITGTFSYINNYAAYLLACFGLLIPLLSLKQLKWWYWATITEILLVTINSLMTGSRSTVFSAVLFLLGYLGINGLSNPSGIVRLLKPFFIPSVVVSIAGFVGFRRAVDAFVGRTTANSDISTRVFGTMTEALSFIKYKAVDGFGTGATHLGSAALRNALNLPTGEVIPVGYEGEMGRIALELGPIGFILWYGLRISIIIALFLVFCKLKRPLLRQLALSAFLIHAIWINGQLVFHHTFALYYWFFTSFIFLLPRLEQVTNWQQQLQWLNSDVESAYLPDSSDGQSEFP, via the coding sequence TTGAAAGATTTTGTTCTTTTAGGAGCTTATATTAAATATTATGTAGCTTTGCGTTCTGAAGGAAAATTTCCAATCAAAAATCACTTTGTCAATGCCATAATTTTTATGGCAGCAGGATGGTGCCTGTTGCAGGCTTTTAATCCGAGTTTAGGTTCGCCTATTGTGGGCGTGTTTGGACTAAAAACCTATCTCTTCTATATTCCGTTAATCTGGATGATGCCAGCCTTATTTCCCACAGAAGAAGAACTATACAAGTTTTTGCGATTGCACCTTTTCTTAATGATTCCGGTTGGCATTCTGGGTATTGTTCAGTTTGTCAGTCCAGCCTCTAGTCCCATTAACTCATATGTTCAAAGCGAAGTTGCTAATGTAGAGGTTGCTACATTTATCGGTGACGATCTAAAAGCTGGAGGTGTACGAATAACAGGAACTTTTTCATACATTAACAATTACGCAGCCTACTTACTGGCTTGTTTTGGTTTACTGATCCCCTTACTTTCACTTAAGCAGTTAAAGTGGTGGTACTGGGCTACTATTACTGAAATACTTTTAGTAACTATAAATTCTTTGATGACCGGCTCTCGCAGCACTGTTTTTAGCGCGGTTCTATTTTTACTGGGTTATTTAGGTATTAATGGTCTAAGCAATCCTTCAGGTATTGTCCGTTTGCTCAAGCCTTTCTTTATACCAAGCGTAGTTGTTTCTATAGCTGGCTTCGTCGGGTTTCGACGAGCCGTGGATGCTTTTGTTGGCCGTACAACCGCTAACAGCGACATATCCACCCGCGTTTTTGGCACTATGACAGAGGCGCTTAGCTTTATCAAGTACAAAGCAGTTGACGGCTTTGGTACTGGTGCAACACACTTAGGAAGTGCAGCGCTTCGCAATGCGTTAAATTTACCAACAGGTGAAGTTATTCCAGTCGGTTATGAGGGAGAAATGGGCAGAATTGCTTTGGAACTAGGCCCGATCGGTTTTATTTTATGGTATGGGTTAAGAATAAGTATAATTATTGCTCTTTTCCTGGTATTCTGTAAATTGAAAAGACCTTTACTTCGCCAATTAGCACTTTCGGCTTTTCTTATCCATGCAATTTGGATTAATGGACAGCTTGTTTTTCACCATACTTTTGCACTTTACTATTGGTTTTTCACTAGCTTCATCTTTTTATTGCCTCGACTGGAGCAAGTGACGAATTGGCAACAACAATTACAATGGTTAAACTCAGATGTCGAGTCCGCGTATCTCCCTGATTCATCCGATGGGCAATCCGAATTCCCGTGA
- a CDS encoding glycosyltransferase family 4 protein, whose translation MKILLYSSVFWPSTGGVETITATLAENIVRLGHECLVVTETITDREEELRIYKVIRKPTLKERFELTRQCSLVHSNGASVAMFPFAKLNNKPFIWTHNGYQVSCIDGLGWVDGEPAPMTPIASVNYHLRKNGLSYVLKESFKLAVRRYVANNVDLNIACSNWVAKRQECRKQVVAYTPYSLNKFKAARKIENRQYDFIYVGRLVSEKGVPDLIRAFHLLISEPTYSSKKLAIVGDGDMKPSLENLVEELALTNNVVFLGSRSGNELVEIIGNSHIAVVPSVWEEPFGGVTLELLAAGKNIIVSAFGGHAECVGDAGLKFKNGDFRSLYECMVRLITDRALAEQQLENATIQLNAFDEVKLTKRYLELYEEVICQKSN comes from the coding sequence ATGAAAATCCTACTTTACTCTTCCGTTTTTTGGCCTTCTACAGGTGGTGTTGAAACTATCACAGCCACTTTAGCTGAAAATATCGTTCGCTTGGGACATGAATGCCTTGTTGTGACCGAAACAATCACCGATCGAGAAGAAGAACTGCGTATTTATAAAGTAATTAGAAAACCTACATTAAAAGAACGTTTTGAACTTACACGCCAATGCTCTTTAGTACATTCAAATGGCGCGAGCGTAGCCATGTTTCCATTTGCTAAATTAAACAATAAACCTTTTATATGGACTCACAATGGCTACCAAGTTTCCTGTATAGATGGTTTGGGCTGGGTGGATGGCGAACCTGCTCCCATGACTCCCATTGCTTCTGTAAATTACCACTTAAGAAAAAATGGCTTAAGTTATGTTTTAAAAGAATCCTTTAAGTTAGCTGTGAGGCGGTATGTAGCCAATAATGTAGACTTAAATATTGCTTGTTCAAACTGGGTAGCTAAACGACAGGAATGCAGAAAACAAGTTGTCGCTTATACACCTTATTCCTTAAATAAATTCAAAGCAGCCAGAAAAATCGAAAATCGCCAATACGATTTTATCTACGTTGGAAGGCTAGTTAGCGAAAAGGGTGTTCCCGATTTAATCCGGGCTTTTCACTTACTAATTTCTGAGCCAACTTACAGCAGCAAAAAATTGGCGATCGTCGGAGATGGAGATATGAAACCATCTTTAGAAAACCTTGTCGAAGAACTAGCCTTGACAAATAATGTTGTTTTCTTAGGCTCTAGATCTGGCAATGAATTAGTTGAAATTATTGGTAACTCGCATATTGCCGTTGTTCCCTCAGTTTGGGAAGAACCATTTGGAGGAGTAACATTAGAATTGTTAGCAGCTGGTAAAAACATCATAGTTTCTGCGTTTGGTGGACACGCAGAATGTGTAGGAGATGCTGGACTCAAATTCAAAAATGGAGATTTTCGTTCCCTTTATGAATGTATGGTTAGACTTATTACCGATCGAGCTTTAGCTGAGCAACAGCTTGAAAATGCTACAATTCAACTAAACGCTTTTGATGAAGTTAAGCTTACAAAAAGATATCTTGAACTGTATGAAGAGGTAATTTGCCAAAAATCTAATTAA
- a CDS encoding glycosyltransferase has translation MFEFKGGIQTYSAFFLEAIQTLYPEGNYHVFLKHDTRLSSDFAPSSSVRFHLAGTSPLPLRTAVFAAQIIGHGLWQRPSLVIATHINFTVAAYLLKRIAGIPYWTVAHGVDAWNIERPTLQTALRDADRIISVSGYTRDRLLKEQNLDPAKVVLLPNTFDASRFQIAPKPQYLMARYGLTADNSIILTVARLDKSEQYKGYDQIIQALPEIRRKIPGVRYILVGKGNDRPRIMELIARLSLQDCVTLAGFVADEELGDHYNLCDVFAMPSKGEGFGIVYLEALACGKPSLGGNQDGAIDALCHGELGALVDPDNIGEIAQTLIQILQGTYPHPLMYNPHSLRQKVIEKYGFERFKQTLARLIEQDKILFS, from the coding sequence ATGTTTGAATTTAAAGGAGGAATTCAAACTTACTCAGCTTTTTTTTTAGAGGCAATCCAAACTTTGTACCCAGAGGGTAATTATCATGTGTTTCTAAAACACGACACTCGCTTATCATCTGATTTCGCTCCCTCAAGTTCTGTCCGATTTCACTTGGCGGGAACTTCACCTTTACCTTTACGGACGGCTGTGTTCGCCGCTCAAATCATCGGACATGGACTCTGGCAACGACCCAGCTTAGTTATAGCCACTCATATCAATTTCACGGTTGCTGCCTACTTGCTTAAACGTATAGCAGGTATTCCCTATTGGACAGTGGCTCATGGTGTGGATGCTTGGAATATTGAGCGCCCTACCTTACAAACCGCTCTGCGGGATGCCGATCGCATTATCTCAGTTAGTGGCTACACGCGCGATCGCCTACTCAAAGAGCAAAACCTCGACCCAGCAAAAGTGGTACTCTTGCCAAACACTTTTGACGCCAGTCGCTTTCAAATTGCACCCAAACCTCAATATTTGATGGCCCGCTATGGACTGACGGCGGATAATTCCATTATCCTAACAGTAGCTAGACTTGACAAAAGCGAACAATATAAAGGATATGACCAAATTATTCAAGCCCTACCTGAAATTCGCCGTAAAATCCCAGGTGTCCGCTATATCCTGGTTGGAAAGGGAAACGATCGCCCCCGCATTATGGAGTTAATTGCTAGACTTAGCCTGCAAGACTGTGTTACATTAGCGGGATTTGTTGCAGATGAGGAACTTGGCGATCATTACAACCTTTGCGATGTTTTCGCGATGCCAAGCAAAGGTGAAGGATTCGGGATAGTTTATCTGGAAGCCTTAGCTTGCGGTAAACCAAGCCTGGGAGGAAATCAAGATGGAGCGATCGACGCCCTTTGCCACGGCGAACTGGGAGCTTTAGTTGACCCCGATAATATAGGAGAAATTGCCCAAACGCTGATTCAGATTTTACAAGGCACCTATCCCCACCCCCTAATGTATAATCCTCACAGTTTACGCCAGAAAGTGATTGAAAAGTATGGCTTTGAAAGATTTAAACAAACATTAGCGCGATTAATTGAACAGGATAAGATATTATTTTCTTAA
- a CDS encoding class I SAM-dependent methyltransferase, protein MDGSLKTQRQLAAQTSGGISSDPVYEAFERVLTQLDLKGDILDFGAGTGNLTRRLRGLDRFSSITAIDLIQHSPKIDDSIKWIAGDLNYPIDIPAQTFDAIVSAEVIEHLENPRAVAREWFRLLRPGGTLVFSTPNNESWRALLAVIFQGHFVLFGDTSYPAHITPLLRKDVERILKEAGFYTPKFVFTDVGGIPKFPTLNWQTISGGVLKGIRFSDNFLAIAQKPA, encoded by the coding sequence ATGGATGGATCACTCAAAACCCAGCGTCAGCTAGCAGCACAAACCAGTGGCGGTATTAGTAGCGATCCAGTCTACGAAGCATTTGAGCGGGTATTGACACAACTCGATCTCAAAGGCGATATTCTGGATTTTGGTGCGGGTACGGGAAATTTAACTCGGCGGCTTCGGGGATTAGATCGCTTCAGTTCCATTACTGCGATCGATCTCATCCAGCATTCTCCCAAAATCGATGATTCTATTAAATGGATCGCCGGAGATTTGAATTATCCAATCGACATCCCCGCTCAAACATTCGATGCGATCGTTTCCGCAGAAGTAATCGAACATTTAGAAAACCCCAGAGCAGTTGCACGGGAATGGTTTCGCTTACTCCGTCCCGGTGGAACTCTTGTTTTTAGCACACCAAATAATGAAAGTTGGCGAGCTTTATTGGCAGTTATATTTCAAGGGCATTTTGTACTTTTTGGCGATACCTCCTATCCAGCACACATCACCCCACTCCTACGCAAAGACGTTGAGCGCATTCTCAAGGAAGCGGGCTTTTATACACCCAAGTTTGTATTTACAGATGTTGGTGGTATTCCTAAATTTCCCACACTTAATTGGCAAACAATTTCTGGAGGCGTTCTGAAAGGTATTCGGTTCAGCGATAACTTCCTAGCGATCGCTCAAAAACCCGCTTGA